From the Cyanobacteria bacterium FACHB-DQ100 genome, one window contains:
- a CDS encoding adenylate/guanylate cyclase domain-containing protein produces the protein MWTRLKRQLWHWRGVVIAVPSVTTLVLGLRFLGALQMLELAMLDQFFLLRPSESRESRIVIVEITEQDLRNIKRTQLSDAMLAQVLTNIRNQKPRAIGLDIYRDLPVEQGLQKLNQVFLTTPNLVGVQKVAESVDSSAVAPPPILKQRDQVGANDLPIDGDGKIRRSLLYLDDPAGNTVFSFSFKLALLYLENQGIQPELTPDEKVKLGQAIFPSFASDDGGYQRAEAGGYQVLLNYRGQIQQFPTISLTEVLRNRIPTKLMHDRIVLIGSTAESLKDLFYTPYSSSLLTAPKRTPGVVIHANAISQILSAALEKRSLIHTWNELLEIAWIISWAGLGALLIWCNRSTNQSSKLSDRYRLSLIIASILTAGGGLVFVGYAAFLQGLWIPVVPPLIALTGSAMFVTSYIARTAAEIRKTFGRYLTDQVVASLLENPEGLKIGGERRKITILTSDLRGFTATAEQLPPEEVVKILNIYLAAMTDVITAYQGTIDEFMGDGILVLFGAPTLRADDSERAIACAIAMQQALIPVNEKLQQLGWSALEMGIGIHTGEVVVGNIGSEKRTKYSVIGSHVNLTYRIESFTIGGQILISESTAQEVSDALVFREVQQVQAKGIKHPITVYDVSAIRGTYNLALPERQESLVSLPRSIPLQYAVLDGKQINGTWFKGALIQLSERGGEIQIADLNPETFPAVQTNLKLNLFLPDEPAFAEEDIYVKVLKVSLDTGLIQVYFTARSPHVKLHLEQFFTLSLQQSHTC, from the coding sequence ATTTGGACGAGATTAAAACGACAACTCTGGCATTGGCGCGGTGTAGTGATTGCAGTCCCCAGCGTAACGACTCTAGTGCTTGGATTGCGGTTTCTGGGGGCACTGCAAATGTTAGAACTTGCAATGCTCGATCAGTTCTTCTTGTTGCGTCCGTCCGAGTCGAGAGAGTCTCGGATTGTAATTGTCGAAATCACAGAGCAGGATCTACGCAACATCAAGCGGACGCAACTCTCAGATGCAATGCTCGCTCAGGTCTTGACGAACATTCGGAATCAGAAGCCGCGAGCGATCGGCTTAGATATCTATCGGGATCTGCCTGTTGAACAAGGGCTACAGAAGCTCAATCAAGTGTTCTTAACCACTCCAAATCTAGTTGGAGTTCAGAAGGTTGCTGAAAGCGTCGATAGTTCTGCGGTGGCACCACCGCCGATTCTGAAGCAGCGCGATCAAGTCGGCGCGAATGACTTACCGATCGATGGAGATGGCAAGATTCGCCGCAGTTTGCTTTATTTGGATGATCCAGCAGGCAATACGGTGTTTAGTTTTAGCTTTAAGCTGGCTTTGCTCTATTTGGAAAATCAAGGTATCCAGCCCGAACTGACTCCAGATGAGAAAGTCAAGCTAGGTCAGGCAATTTTTCCCAGTTTCGCTTCAGATGATGGTGGATATCAACGAGCAGAAGCGGGAGGATATCAAGTTTTGCTCAACTATCGCGGGCAGATTCAGCAGTTTCCAACGATTTCGTTGACTGAGGTATTACGGAATCGCATCCCGACTAAGTTGATGCACGATCGCATTGTATTAATCGGCAGTACGGCTGAGAGTCTCAAGGATTTGTTCTACACGCCTTATAGTAGCAGTTTGCTCACTGCGCCCAAACGCACGCCAGGTGTGGTGATTCATGCTAACGCAATTAGCCAAATTCTGAGTGCTGCACTGGAAAAGCGATCGCTGATTCACACTTGGAACGAGCTACTTGAGATCGCTTGGATCATTAGTTGGGCGGGTCTAGGGGCGCTTTTGATCTGGTGCAATCGATCGACCAATCAATCCTCTAAACTGAGCGATCGATATCGTTTAAGTTTGATTATCGCAAGCATTCTCACGGCTGGAGGCGGGTTAGTGTTTGTGGGCTATGCTGCATTTTTACAGGGACTCTGGATTCCAGTGGTACCGCCTTTGATAGCTTTGACGGGTTCAGCAATGTTTGTGACTTCTTATATTGCTAGAACTGCGGCAGAGATTCGTAAAACCTTTGGTCGCTACTTAACTGATCAAGTTGTCGCCAGTTTGCTCGAAAATCCGGAGGGGCTGAAAATTGGCGGAGAACGGCGAAAGATTACGATTTTGACCTCGGACTTACGCGGCTTCACCGCAACTGCCGAACAACTTCCACCCGAAGAGGTCGTGAAGATTCTAAACATTTATCTCGCTGCAATGACCGATGTGATCACAGCTTATCAAGGCACGATCGATGAATTCATGGGGGATGGCATCTTAGTCTTGTTTGGTGCGCCAACGCTCCGAGCTGATGATAGCGAAAGAGCGATCGCTTGTGCCATTGCGATGCAGCAAGCCTTGATCCCGGTGAACGAAAAACTTCAACAACTGGGCTGGTCAGCTTTAGAAATGGGCATTGGGATTCATACCGGGGAGGTTGTGGTTGGTAATATCGGCTCAGAAAAGCGCACGAAGTACAGCGTGATTGGGAGCCATGTGAATTTAACCTATCGGATTGAATCTTTTACGATCGGCGGACAGATTCTGATTTCAGAATCAACTGCACAGGAAGTCAGCGATGCTCTCGTGTTTCGAGAAGTGCAGCAGGTGCAAGCGAAAGGCATTAAGCATCCGATTACAGTTTATGATGTGAGTGCAATTCGGGGAACTTACAACTTAGCTCTGCCAGAACGCCAAGAGTCCCTAGTTTCACTGCCCCGATCGATTCCGCTTCAATATGCCGTTTTAGACGGTAAACAGATTAATGGCACTTGGTTTAAGGGAGCTTTGATCCAGCTTTCTGAACGGGGTGGAGAAATTCAGATCGCCGACCTCAATCCGGAGACATTTCCCGCAGTGCAAACCAATCTCAAGCTTAATCTTTTTCTACCAGATGAACCAGCTTTTGCTGAGGAAGATATTTATGTGAAAGTCCTGAAAGTTTCATTGGACACAGGACTAATTCAGGTTTATTTCACAGCAAGGAGTCCTCACGTGAAGCTTCATCTAGAACAATTCTTTACTCTGAGTCTGCAACAAAGCCACACCTGTTAA
- a CDS encoding MBL fold metallo-hydrolase, producing the protein MPNLLFLGSGSAFTVGGDNFHSNMLLTSDRGRKLLIDCGSDIRFSLYAAGLSYLEITDIFISHLHADHAGGLEFIGMTRRFDPRCDRANLYLSKDIASELWDRTLSGGMRSIDQDIATLDTYFTVHRIGKGEGFMWEGIRFELVRMIHVDTGFYVMPSYGLFFEVQGVKVFISGDSQLCLQQNYPFYEQADLIFHDCETAIARTPVHAHYSDLIALPERLRRKIWLYGYQPGLLPDAQKDGFLGFVRRGQRFELSLITA; encoded by the coding sequence ATGCCAAACCTACTATTTCTCGGATCAGGATCAGCATTCACGGTTGGCGGAGATAACTTTCACTCCAATATGCTCTTAACGAGCGATCGCGGACGAAAACTTTTGATTGACTGCGGCTCTGATATTCGCTTTTCACTCTATGCGGCGGGACTGTCTTATCTAGAGATTACTGATATTTTTATTAGCCATCTGCACGCTGATCACGCAGGCGGACTAGAGTTTATCGGCATGACGCGGCGATTTGATCCACGCTGCGATCGTGCCAATCTTTATCTCAGCAAAGATATCGCGAGTGAACTTTGGGACAGAACCTTATCCGGTGGAATGCGATCGATTGATCAAGATATTGCAACACTGGACACTTACTTTACAGTTCATCGCATTGGTAAAGGAGAAGGGTTCATGTGGGAAGGAATTCGATTTGAACTCGTACGCATGATTCATGTCGATACAGGATTTTATGTCATGCCGAGCTACGGTTTATTCTTTGAAGTTCAGGGCGTAAAAGTCTTTATCTCAGGAGATTCACAGCTTTGTTTACAGCAGAACTATCCGTTTTATGAGCAAGCTGACCTGATTTTTCATGATTGTGAAACTGCGATCGCTCGAACTCCGGTTCATGCTCATTACAGCGACCTGATCGCATTACCAGAACGTCTTCGCCGCAAGATCTGGCTATATGGTTATCAACCTGGACTTTTGCCTGATGCTCAAAAAGATGGATTTTTAGGGTTTGTTCGACGAGGACAACGATTTGAGTTATCTCTAATTACGGCTTAA